The Sesamum indicum cultivar Zhongzhi No. 13 linkage group LG9, S_indicum_v1.0, whole genome shotgun sequence genome segment AATGTCGAGTGACGGGTTCCTGAATAACACTCATCAAAGTTTCATTCGTGTCATTTGTACGTATGCGAGACTTCTGGAGTAACTCCACTACATCAATTCCATAAACCAAGCTCATGTGAAGGACTATTTAACCAATAAAGGAGAAAACAAAGAGGAAATGAACtaacattttcatgatttttaataaatagtgaagaaaaatcaacaattagagagagagaaaaaataaataaatagataagaTACATAGTATGATAAGATTATGTCACTATGTTGGCTCACACATTAGTATGATAAGATTATGTCACTATGTTGACTCACACATGAGGCCACTAAAGCGAGGCAACGTTCTTGGAATTCGAACGTGTGGTTTAACTTCAAATAGCGCTCCATCTGCAATTTTCACATAAATAGCCCCTATCAAGCCATACTTGTTAAGTGGGCTATCTAGAATTGCTTTTAGAGCCTGCATATCAGATTTGGAATGAATTaatcttataataattataggaggaaaaagataaaaaaatataatatatatataacactaTTGCCATGATCTTGAATAATTCGACAGTTGCTCTATTTTTCTACTATATAGCATTAGTTTAATTGACACAACTTCAGCACTCCCCACTCCCCAGTACTGCAAAAATAACTTTTCTGGTAGTATCTCTAAAGTGCACTATTTAACcctttttcaaattgtttaaAGAGAATCACTGTTGTATCTGCAGGTCTCCAGTCAAGcttgttataatattgattGATAAGCCAACTAGATCTTTCCCACATCTCCATACTCAAAATATAACACCAAGCTACCAACGAGAAAGTAACCCTGCCAAAATATGAATGGCAGATAAAGATAACAGGTTTAGAAAAGTTctaatagaaaacaaaaacttggTCATTGTGCATCTCATTAAatagaaaagagagaaagacaAACCACGTGTGCAATCTGAGACATGTAATCATTGGGATTTTTATTCTGTCGTAGAAGAGCTTCTTCATCGTCAATCCCATTCGCAACTACCCACCTCTTCAATAATATAGAAATTCAGGgcaatttcatatttaagaagctgatatattaaacaatcaaatattttagtaaaataacaaaaatacctTTTTAATGAAAGCTTTTCTGATGGCAGCATTGTCAAGGATGAAGGAAATCCTGGGTTTCTGATTATGGGACTCAACAAGGGCTTGACGTGTGAGGTGCTCTCTCACTTCTTCATGTGAagtttcttctatttttcttttcttggcgAGATGAGATGAACCAGCCCTTAAACCCTCCATCTTTCTCAACTCTCTGCTGCCGCCAAGATGTGGACTTCTTCTCAACCTGAAAGCATTTAATGATTGGAAGTGAGATGAAAAAACAGAAGCTGGAAACTATTTTGCAgttaaaaagtgaaaagagaGTTTCAGGGTAGCAATTCAgaggagaaattatttaaaaaatgttaaaaaaaaaaattgcagaattgGGGTGAATTTCAATTTGTTATAGATATGGGCAGCACCGTGTTCTCAAAACACGGTGCTAGGGGTGGCaatgagtcgagctcgaccatttttgtcgagctcgagctgtCAATGTGCCCCTGAATCCGATTCACTTGATCAATGTGCCCCTGAATCCGATTCACTTGATCAATGTGCCCCTGAATCCGATTATCCAGGATAAGGGAGACTAATAACTCCTCAACGTCCTTCTCTGGCACATTAAGCTCCTGCAAGTTGCAAATGCCATTAGTATGATAATAGATCTTTACTCTTACATATAAACTGCTACAACAGTCATGAACTGAGGCACAAAGGGTTACTACGTTAACTCtcgattttctctttttggggGGTTACTTTAGGTAACACATCTTCGGGCCCTCAAATGAAACTCAGAAGTCAGAAGGGTACAATCTTTACCAGACCACCACAACTTTCATCCTTTCTTCAACTAGTTTTGGTTATAGAAAACAGAAGATActaaaaacacacccaaacccaagaaaaagaagaagaataccTGGAAGCCGTACTCGTTGCCGTACTCGTCGTCGTCCTCGTTGCCGTCCTTGTTGCCGTGAATTTGGGGCTAGGGTTCTAAGAGTtgggtttggggaagaaaCGAGAGAGGAGAAtggagatagaaagagaaagaaaaaggaagaagaaacgaaAAAGAGAtcggttttttattttagttgtattattattattattattattattattattattattattattattattattactattattttaaatcataggatggaatcatcaaatttttgcatatatatggttgaaattaatatatattcacaatttacaaaatttatatatttataaatgttagtataacattgatgtagctatcatcttatattgttgaacaacatggatTAGTCGAgtcatcaaaattcagatcaaatcattagatatgatcaaacttacagaaaaatgcatttggtaagttttagacttattagatatacggatgtcgagatatcgtactcgaaacataagatAATCATTCAATACGATGTATTGTTGAATCAAGCcatatgattttaaatgaTATCGTCTTATATGATCTAATGTACACAATCGTGTATAtacttaaaatttcataagaaTCGGATGctcgaattttaagatattgtaattattgattaaactttttaattttattatatatatatatataataaaataataattagaattcttcaatcatcatcatcatcatcataatcatcatcattattattattattgttattattattattattattagattaatttatagaaattactaaattttaacataaatttataaataataaaaaatcataaatgaattacttgtcaatttcatcatcatcatcatcataatcatcatcattatttattattattgttattattattattattattattattattattattagattaatttataggaattactaaattttaacataaatatataaataataaaaaatcataaatgaattacttgtcaatttaaaaaaagtataatgtaatacaaaaatatattaaaatataacataaaatttatatatatcatattaagtaataattttaattacataaaatattataacttactaagttgttgattaaatttatttttatataaagattaaatgtatatatataaaagtaccataaaatattatccaaaataaaattgattaataattataatatatggtcaattttgattgtaaaattgatcaaatattaaatataaaataaatatataaaaaatttaaaaataaaaaaggctCCCGAGCCAAAAAcaattgagctcgagctcgagctggcTCGACTCGTGCTCGAATTTttcgagctcgagtcgagctcaaaatcgagcCAACTCGACTCATTTGCCACCCTACATGGTGCTGAccatcttttaaaaaaataatttaaatttcatgtCACCGTGATCATAGATTGTGGTGAcacttttgtaatttaaaaaaacaaataagctAAGAACCGCGATTTGAAATCACAGTTCTtaacagaaataaaaataaaatgtggtCAAAGcaggaaaaaatcaaaaatttagATCTCGGTTAAtcgttgatgaaaatgaggcAAATTTGGTCTTGTTGGAATCGTCTGAATGAGAGGATTCGACGCCGGTGGTCCCAAGCGATTCATCCTAACCTGCGAACAAATGACGGCAAACAACTACAGCGCGAATGTTCACGACGGAAAAGCTCCAAATTTTTCGATCtcaacaaatacttgatgaaattgagcaaggCTAGTCTCGTTGGAATTGTCTGGACGAAGGGATTCGAACGATGGTACTCCCAGGCCATGATTCATCCTAAAGGTGGGGAAACGACGGCAAATAGCTTCAAAGCGAATGTTTTCGGTggaaaaatcttcaaattttcagatCTCAACAAATACTTGATAAAAATTGTGCAAGGCTGGTCTTGTTAGAACCCTTAGGCCGAGGCAAGTCCAGTAGTGGTGGTCCGCAATCGTGGGTCGCTCCAGTGGCGGCGAATCGACGACGGAAAGGTGCGGTGGTCGTGTTAAAAGCCCATTGTCTAcagttgataaaatttgaaattgtttgaggaaaaatatttgtctcaTCAAGGAGAGTCGAACGGTATGTTTGGCGGCCGACAACTCGCCGTGATGGCGCCGGAATTTTAAAGAGAAGGTGGCGGCGATTTTGAGGGCTACACAacagttgtttttttttttaaattacaaaagtgTGATTTCAGttatctataataaattaaaattcaccctaattttgaaaaaaagattcacattttttaaataatttctcccAATTCGGACTATGTATTGCTAGAGAAGTAATTAAACAGAGAGAGTTCCAACAAGTATTCCTTTGGTAGAAATCAAAGGTTCGAATTCTTTTTTAGGAATTCAAAGATGGATTTTAGATCAAAaggtaataaaaacaaaaaagcagCATTTGCGGAACCTAAGAATAAAGAGTCCAACATCgaaaaatgttagaaaaagagagaagataacaaaaatacaaagtgCTTAGAGAAGAGGTTTAAGAAACTCACTCATACTTGAGAGGTAGCCATCTAGAGTGGGGTCGAGCTAGCTGGTGTCGGAACCCTCTACAATGCCCTTCAGCTTTTAGACTTGTGAGGTACAATGATCAAAGCCTTGCAACAGGTAGTCGATAGATTTGATCTCGACAGCGACCTAAAATGCAGAGGACTTCGAGAAGTCTCTGGCACCCTGTATTCGAGTATCCGATAGAAGTTTCTTGTGATCGTTGGATGCCAGATATCTATCGTGACCCTGGTTGCGAGCAACTTCCAGTTGGTGCTTGTGATCTTCTGAAGTGAGGTACTCCTCGCGACCTTCAGCTCGGCTTTCCTTCAACCCCTCTTCTCGGCCAGGCATGTGACCTGCAGAGAAGCCTTCAACCTTAGTCGATTCTTCAGCAACAGTGATTGCAAAT includes the following:
- the LOC105171118 gene encoding ribosomal RNA small subunit methyltransferase NEP1, with amino-acid sequence MSQIAHVALKAILDSPLNKYGLIGAIYVKIADGALFEVKPHVRIPRTLPRFSGLMLELLQKSRIRTNDTNETLMSVIQEPVTRHLPANSRIIGISRNSRKLVDMLDYVNAAREDVHLVFVVGISTSKEINQQQLDDTISVTDLPVDATASIDLICGACEERWKCF